In Notamacropus eugenii isolate mMacEug1 chromosome 1, mMacEug1.pri_v2, whole genome shotgun sequence, one genomic interval encodes:
- the SLC20A1 gene encoding sodium-dependent phosphate transporter 1 — translation MATTPGPLVTLVTALLTPAPAALGPLTDYLWMLVLGFVIAFVLAFSVGANDVANSFGTAVGSGVVTLRQACVLATVFETVGSVLLGAKVSETIRKGLIDVDMYSNSSQVLMAGSVSAMFGSAVWQLVASFLKLPISGTHCIVGATIGFSLVAKGQEGVKWSELLKIVLSWFISPLLSGIMSAVLFFLVRSFILRKSDPVPNGLRALPVFYACTIGINLFSIMYTGAPLLGFDKLPLWGTILISVGCAVFCALIVWFLVCPRMKRKIEREIKSSPSESPLMEKKSSLKEDHEEAKLSLGDAENRNPVSEGGAATVPLRAAVEERTVSFKLGDLEEAPERERLPSVDVKETNIDNAINGTVQLPNGNLVQFNQTVSNQMNSSGHYQYHTVHKDSGLYKELLHKLHLAKVGDCMGDSNDKPLRRNNSYTSYTMAICGMPLDSFRAKEGEPKGEEMEKLTGPASDSKKRIRMDSYTSYCNAVSDIHSVSDVDVSIQAERGLGDRKGSSDSLEEWRDQDKPEISLLFQFLQILTACFGSFAHGGNDVSNAIGPLVALYLVYETGDVSSKVATPIWLLLYGGVGICIGLWVWGRRVIQTMGKDLTPITPSSGFSIELASALTVVIASNVGLPISTTHCKVGSVVSVGWLRSKKAVDWRLFRNIFMAWFVTVPISGVISAAIMALFKYAILRV, via the exons ATGGCCACCACCCCGGGCCCCCTCGTGACGCTGGTCACGGCGCTGCTCACGCCGGCGCCCGCGGCGCTCGGGCCGCTCACCGACTACCTGTGGATGCTCGTGCTGGGCTTCGTCATCGCCTTTGTCCTCGCCTTCTCCGTGGGGGCCAACGACGTGGCCAACTCGTTCGGCACGGCCGTGGGCTCGGGGGTCGTGACCCTGCGCCAGGCCTGCGTGCTGGCCACGGTCTTCGAGACGGTGGGCTCGGTGCTGCTGGGGGCCAAGGTGAGCGAGACCATCCGCAAGGGCCTCATCGACGTGGACATGTACAGCAACTCGAGCCAGGTGCTCATGGCCGGCTCGGTCAGTGCCATGTTCG GGTCCGCTGTGTGGCAGCTAGTGGCTTCGTTTTTGAAGCTTCCCATTTCTGGTACCCACTGTATCGTCGGCGCGACCATCGGCTTCTCCCTGGTGGCCAAGGGGCAGGAAGGGGTCAAGTGGTCAGAGCTGCTGAAAATCG TGTTGTCTTGGTTCATCTCCCCGCTCCTCTCCGGCATCATGTCCGCAGTGTTGTTCTTCCTAGTTCGGTCCTTCATTCTCCGAAAG agTGATCCAGTTCCTAATGGCTTACGAGCCCTGCCAGTTTTCTATGCCTGCACAATTGGAATTAACCTCTTCTCAATCATGTACACTGGAGCACCCT TGCTGGGCTTTGACAAACTTCCTCTGTGGGGTACCATCCTCATCTCGGTGGGATGTGCTGTTTTCTGTGCCCTTATCGTCTGGTTCCTTGTCTGTCCCAGGATGAAGAGAAAAATTGAAC GAGAAATCAAATCCAGTCCTTCTGAGAGCCCCTTAATGGAGAAAAAGAGTAGCTTGAAAGAAGATCATGAGGAAGCCAAGCTGTCCCTTGGTGATGCTGAAAACAGGAACCCTGTTTCTGAGGGGGGAGCTGCTACTGTGCCGCTGCGAGCTGCAGTGGAGGAGAGAACTGTCTCATTCAAGCTGGGAGATCTGGAGGAAGCCCCAGAACGAGAGAGGCTTCCTAGTGTAGACGTGAAAGAAACGAATATTGACAATGCAATAAATG GCACAGTGCAGTTGCCCAACGGAAACCTGGTCCAGTTCAATCAAACAGTCAGCAACCAGATGAATTCCAGTGGCCACTATCAGTATCATACTGTGCATAAAGATTCTGGCTTGTACAAAGAGTTACTTCACAAGCTGCACCTCGCCAAGGTGGGAGATTGCATGGGGGACTCAAATGACAAGCCACTGCGGCGTAACAACAGCTACACATCCTACACCATGGCCATTTGCGGCATGCCTTTGGATTCATTCCGTGCCAAAGAAGGAGAGCCGAaaggggaagagatggagaagCTGACGGGGCCAGCCTCTGATTCCAAGAAGAGGATTCGCATGGATAGCTACACCAGCTACTGCAATGCCGTGTCGGACATCCACTCAGTGTCCGATGTGGATGTGAGCATCCAGGCGGAGCGGGGCCTCGGTGACAGGAAAGGCAGCAGCGACTCTCTGGAGGAGTGGCGTGACCAGGACAAGCCGGAGATCTCCCTGCTCTTCCAGTTCTTACAGATCCTCACGGCCTGCTTCGGCTCTTTTGCCCATGGTGGCAATGATGTAAG CAATGCCATTGGACCTCTGGTCGCTCTGTATTTGGTCTATGAAACTGGAGATGTCTCTTCCAAAGTAGCGACTCCAATTTGGCTTCTGTTGTACGGTGGTGTTGGTATATGTATTGGTCTTTGGGTCTGGGGAAGGAGAGTTATTCAAACCATGGGGAAGGATCTCACACCAATCACACCCTCTAG TGGCTTCAGTATTGAACTGGCATCAGCTCTCACAGTAGTAATTGCGTCAAATGTTGGCCTTCCCATCAGCACAACTCACTGTAAG GTGGGCTCTGTTGTTTCTGTTGGCTGGCTTCGATCTAAGAAAGCTGTGGACTGGAGGCTCTTCCGGAACATCTTCATGGCCTGGTTTGTCACTGTGCCGATTTCGGGAGTGATCAGTGCTGCTATTATGGCTCTCTTCAAATATGCCATTCTCAGAGTGTGA